TTCGAAAATATAAGCTAACTGCTAACCACCAATTACAAAAAAATGAATGAGATTTTAATACAAAACACTACTGCTTTTTTCGAGAAGTCTTTCGGATCTGCTCCTGAAAAAGTGGTTCTTTCTCCAGGAAGGATTAATATTATTGGAGAACATATCGATTACAACGACGGTTATGTTCTACCTGCGGCTATTGATAAAGTAATTTGTTTTGCTTTCGAAAAAAATAATACCAACACCTCAAAAATCATTGCGATTGATTTAAATGAAGAATTTGAAATCGATTTGACTCAAAAAGTGGAATTGAGCGATGTGGTTTGGACAAATTACATCCGCGGTGTTATTAAACAGCTGCAAGACAACGGATTTTCGTTCAGAGGTTTTAACTGTGTTTTCAGCAGTAATATTCCAGTTGGTTCAGGATTGTCTTCTTCAGCTGCTTTAGAATGCGGTACTATTTTCGGAATTAAATCTCTTTTTGATTTGGATATTAAGAAAGTTGACATAGCATTATTAGGACAAAAAGCAGAACACTGGGTTGGTATCAACTGTGGTATCATGGATCAGTTTTCGAGCGTTCACGGTCTTGACAATAAAGTGATAAAACTGGATTGCAATACTTTGGATTTTGAATATCACAACGCAGATTTCAAAGATTATTCGCTGATTTTGTTTGATAGCAATGTAAAACATTCGCTTTTTACATCGGAATACAACACACGCAGAATCGAATGTGAACAAGGTTTAGCGATTATTAAAAGCCATTTCCCAGAAGTTAAAAGTTTTAGAGATGCTACGGAAGAACAGGTTTTAAGTCTTAAGGATAAAATGACTGAAAAAGTTTTCAGCCGTGTTCATTTTGTCGTGAAAGAAATCAATCGTGTGATAAAAGCCTGTGAAGCTTTGGACCAAGGAAATATAGAATTATTAGGACAATTGCTTTTTGACACCCATTATGGTTTATCTCAGGAATACGAAGTAAGCTGCGAAGAGCTTGATATGCTGGTAGATACGGCTAAAGCAGATGATGCTATTATTGGTTCTCGTTTGATGGGAGGCGGTTTTGGAGGCTGTACCATTAATTTAATTAAAAAAGGTCACGAAAATGAGGTAAAAAGTAAGTTTTCAAATCTTTATTTAGATACATTTGGAATTGAATTAAAATTCTATGATGTAAAAATCTCAAACGGAACAACATTACTTTAAAACCAAAGCAACACAATGAAAAATTTTGACATTAACGAAGATCCGCACAGACGCTTCAATCCTTTAATTAATGAATGGGTTTTAGTTTCACCTCATCGTGCAAAACGTCCTTGGCAGGGACAGAACGAAACTATTTCGACTGAATCTCTTCCAAAATATGACCCGACTTGTTATTTATGTCCGGGA
This is a stretch of genomic DNA from Flavobacterium endoglycinae. It encodes these proteins:
- the galK gene encoding galactokinase gives rise to the protein MNEILIQNTTAFFEKSFGSAPEKVVLSPGRINIIGEHIDYNDGYVLPAAIDKVICFAFEKNNTNTSKIIAIDLNEEFEIDLTQKVELSDVVWTNYIRGVIKQLQDNGFSFRGFNCVFSSNIPVGSGLSSSAALECGTIFGIKSLFDLDIKKVDIALLGQKAEHWVGINCGIMDQFSSVHGLDNKVIKLDCNTLDFEYHNADFKDYSLILFDSNVKHSLFTSEYNTRRIECEQGLAIIKSHFPEVKSFRDATEEQVLSLKDKMTEKVFSRVHFVVKEINRVIKACEALDQGNIELLGQLLFDTHYGLSQEYEVSCEELDMLVDTAKADDAIIGSRLMGGGFGGCTINLIKKGHENEVKSKFSNLYLDTFGIELKFYDVKISNGTTLL